A genomic stretch from Chelmon rostratus isolate fCheRos1 chromosome 14, fCheRos1.pri, whole genome shotgun sequence includes:
- the tmprss2 gene encoding transmembrane protease serine 2 isoform X2 gives MNNNRANGPLYDNIGFQHEDGRPPPYAQQQGIYPSLPQETPSYVTVNARTINTHHTVTAGTPHKPGKKQGMKKCHWKYTLCASLCVLLILAVVSLLLWYFLYYQCLLGKSCRSGGKCLSHSQWCDGVKDCPHGEDESHCFRLHGTNFILESYWTDSGTWMPVCAENWNNNYGIAVCEHIGYKSQDYVSYTESSAGAIASKGYMKLKPGSSHGSRIQSQLAYSQTCSAKAVKLRCLECGESSAEPSSRIVGGTKAVNGAWPWQVSLQIYGQHICGGSIISPNWILSAAHCFQKMNANPRIWRVYSGDVSLSKLSFGASKEVNKIIPHEAFDPKTNNNDIALLKLSEPLKFTRTVKPVCLPNADMDISAGNQAWITGWGTLRSSGPTPDRLNQAQVTIYSREICNRPYVLDGEVTETMICAGRLQGGVDTCQGDSGGPLVVKQGNVWWLAGDTSWGIGCAFRNKPGVYGNVTYFINWIYEQMQNE, from the exons ATGAATAATAATCGG GCAAATGGTCCCCTCTATGACAACATCGGGTTTCAGCATGAGGACGGAAGACCCCCTCCGTATGCCCAACAGCAGGGAATATACCCTTCCCTTCCACAAGAGACTCCCAGCTATGTTACCGTCAATGCCAGAACCATCAACACCCACCACACTGTAACAGCTGGAACACCACATAAGCCAGGAAAAAAGCAAG GGATGAAGAAATGCCACTGGAAATATACActgtgtgcatctctgtgtgtgcttctcaTCCTGGCGGTGGTCAGCCTCCTGCTCTGGTACTTCT tatacTACCAGTGTTTACTGGGGAAGTCGTGCAGAAGTGGTGGGAAGTGTCTCAGCCACTCCCAGTGGTGCGATGGTGTTAAGGACTGTCCTCACGGAGAGGATGAATCTCACTGCT TTCGCCTCCACGGGACGAACTTCATCCTGGAAAGCTACTGGACTGACAGCGGGACATGGATGCCGGTGTGTGCTGAAAACTGGAACAACAACTATGGGATagctgtgtgtgagcacattGGGTACAAGAG CCAGGATTATGTGTCCTACACCGAAAGCAGTGCAGGTGCTATAGCCTCGAAGGGATACATGAAGCTGAAGCCTGGAAGTAGTCATGGATCACGTATACAGTCACAGCTGGCTTACAG CCAAACTTGCTCAGCAAAGGCCGTCAAACTTCGTTGTCTTG AATGTGGAGAGAGTTCAGCAGAGCCCAGCTCTCGTATTGTGGGTGGTACAAAGGCAGTGAATGGGGCCTGGCCGTGGCAGGTCAGTCTCCAGATTTATGGTCAACACATTTGTGGAGGCTCTATTATCAGCCCTAACTGGATCCTGTCTGCTGCACACTGCTTCCAAAA AATGAACGCCAATCCTCGAATATGGAGGGTATACTCCGGCGACGTGAGCTTGTCAAAACTGAGCTTTGGGGCTTCCAAAGAAGTGAACAAAATCATTCCTCATGAAGCATTTGACCCAAAAACTAATAACAATGACATTGCTCTTCTGAAGCTCAGTGAACCTCTGAAATTCACAA GAACAGTGAAGCCAGTGTGTCTCCCCAACGCCGACATGGACATCTCTGCTGGAAACCAAGCCTGGATTACAGGATGGGGAACGTTACGCTCATCTG GGCCGACCCCTGACAGACTAAATCAGGCACAAGTGACCATTTACAGCAGAGAGATCTGCAACAGACCCTATGTGTTAGACGGGGAAGTCACTGAGACCATGATCTGTGCTGGCAGGCTGCAGGGAGGAGTCGACACCTGTCAG GGTGACAGCGGAGGGCCCCTGGTGGTCAAACAGGGTAATGTATGGTGGCTGGCAGGGGACACTAGCTGGGGAATTGGATGTGCTTTTAGGAACAAGCCAGGCGTCTATGGCAATGTAACCTACTTTATCAACTGGATATATGAGCAAATGCAG aaTGAGTGA
- the tmprss2 gene encoding transmembrane protease serine 2 isoform X1, protein MNNNRANGPLYDNIGFQHEDGRPPPYAQQQGIYPSLPQETPSYVTVNARTINTHHTVTAGTPHKPGKKQGMKKCHWKYTLCASLCVLLILAVVSLLLWYFLYYQCLLGKSCRSGGKCLSHSQWCDGVKDCPHGEDESHCFRLHGTNFILESYWTDSGTWMPVCAENWNNNYGIAVCEHIGYKSQDYVSYTESSAGAIASKGYMKLKPGSSHGSRIQSQLAYSQTCSAKAVKLRCLECGESSAEPSSRIVGGTKAVNGAWPWQVSLQIYGQHICGGSIISPNWILSAAHCFQKMNANPRIWRVYSGDVSLSKLSFGASKEVNKIIPHEAFDPKTNNNDIALLKLSEPLKFTRTVKPVCLPNADMDISAGNQAWITGWGTLRSSGPTPDRLNQAQVTIYSREICNRPYVLDGEVTETMICAGRLQGGVDTCQGDSGGPLVVKQGNVWWLAGDTSWGIGCAFRNKPGVYGNVTYFINWIYEQMQVRYVNATEMQFYVFCTNVI, encoded by the exons ATGAATAATAATCGG GCAAATGGTCCCCTCTATGACAACATCGGGTTTCAGCATGAGGACGGAAGACCCCCTCCGTATGCCCAACAGCAGGGAATATACCCTTCCCTTCCACAAGAGACTCCCAGCTATGTTACCGTCAATGCCAGAACCATCAACACCCACCACACTGTAACAGCTGGAACACCACATAAGCCAGGAAAAAAGCAAG GGATGAAGAAATGCCACTGGAAATATACActgtgtgcatctctgtgtgtgcttctcaTCCTGGCGGTGGTCAGCCTCCTGCTCTGGTACTTCT tatacTACCAGTGTTTACTGGGGAAGTCGTGCAGAAGTGGTGGGAAGTGTCTCAGCCACTCCCAGTGGTGCGATGGTGTTAAGGACTGTCCTCACGGAGAGGATGAATCTCACTGCT TTCGCCTCCACGGGACGAACTTCATCCTGGAAAGCTACTGGACTGACAGCGGGACATGGATGCCGGTGTGTGCTGAAAACTGGAACAACAACTATGGGATagctgtgtgtgagcacattGGGTACAAGAG CCAGGATTATGTGTCCTACACCGAAAGCAGTGCAGGTGCTATAGCCTCGAAGGGATACATGAAGCTGAAGCCTGGAAGTAGTCATGGATCACGTATACAGTCACAGCTGGCTTACAG CCAAACTTGCTCAGCAAAGGCCGTCAAACTTCGTTGTCTTG AATGTGGAGAGAGTTCAGCAGAGCCCAGCTCTCGTATTGTGGGTGGTACAAAGGCAGTGAATGGGGCCTGGCCGTGGCAGGTCAGTCTCCAGATTTATGGTCAACACATTTGTGGAGGCTCTATTATCAGCCCTAACTGGATCCTGTCTGCTGCACACTGCTTCCAAAA AATGAACGCCAATCCTCGAATATGGAGGGTATACTCCGGCGACGTGAGCTTGTCAAAACTGAGCTTTGGGGCTTCCAAAGAAGTGAACAAAATCATTCCTCATGAAGCATTTGACCCAAAAACTAATAACAATGACATTGCTCTTCTGAAGCTCAGTGAACCTCTGAAATTCACAA GAACAGTGAAGCCAGTGTGTCTCCCCAACGCCGACATGGACATCTCTGCTGGAAACCAAGCCTGGATTACAGGATGGGGAACGTTACGCTCATCTG GGCCGACCCCTGACAGACTAAATCAGGCACAAGTGACCATTTACAGCAGAGAGATCTGCAACAGACCCTATGTGTTAGACGGGGAAGTCACTGAGACCATGATCTGTGCTGGCAGGCTGCAGGGAGGAGTCGACACCTGTCAG GGTGACAGCGGAGGGCCCCTGGTGGTCAAACAGGGTAATGTATGGTGGCTGGCAGGGGACACTAGCTGGGGAATTGGATGTGCTTTTAGGAACAAGCCAGGCGTCTATGGCAATGTAACCTACTTTATCAACTGGATATATGAGCAAATGCAGGTACGGTACGTTAATGCAACAGAGATGCAATTCTATGTTTTCTGTACAAATGTGATTTGA